The following proteins are encoded in a genomic region of Galbibacter sp. BG1:
- a CDS encoding IMPACT family protein, translating to MEDLFKTIASPAPEVLFKDKGSKFFGYAFPISNEEDIKLCLEEVKNKHSSARHHCYAWQLGFEKDKLQFRANDDGEPSNSAGMPIYGQIQSFDITDVLIVVVRYFGGVKLGFGGLINAYKTTAQMSLETAEIIEKTVDTHFLIAFEYKHMNNVMRVIKEKNLDLVDQKMNLSCEITVSIRKSLSHQVKEAFKPFYEIEVKEC from the coding sequence GTGGAAGACTTGTTCAAGACCATAGCCAGCCCTGCTCCAGAGGTATTATTTAAAGACAAAGGCAGTAAATTCTTTGGCTATGCTTTTCCCATTAGTAATGAAGAAGACATAAAACTGTGTTTGGAAGAAGTAAAAAACAAACATAGCAGTGCACGCCACCATTGTTATGCTTGGCAACTGGGCTTCGAAAAAGACAAACTACAATTTAGGGCCAATGATGATGGAGAACCCTCCAATTCTGCTGGGATGCCAATTTACGGTCAGATTCAATCTTTCGATATTACCGATGTGTTAATAGTTGTAGTGCGATATTTTGGAGGTGTAAAGCTAGGGTTTGGCGGACTTATAAATGCCTACAAAACCACGGCACAAATGAGTTTGGAAACCGCAGAGATCATAGAAAAAACTGTAGACACCCATTTCTTGATCGCTTTCGAATACAAACACATGAATAATGTAATGCGCGTTATTAAAGAGAAAAATTTAGACTTAGTGGATCAAAAGATGAACCTTTCCTGTGAAATTACGGTGAGCATAAGAAAAAGTTTGTCCCATCAGGTAAAGGAAGCCTTCAAACCATTTTACGAAATTGAAGTAAAAGAATGTTAA